Proteins from one Ranitomeya variabilis isolate aRanVar5 chromosome 1, aRanVar5.hap1, whole genome shotgun sequence genomic window:
- the LOC143776632 gene encoding uncharacterized protein LOC143776632: protein MDKFTLIKDLFLFCRKIILQVLHFQPNSLSDANRVEQEVFRDLLDLLDEGDPLRVNFLDLEVSCREGMISTRLYRKPTAVTGFLDYRSFHPKHTREGVPTGQFLRARRNCTEDSDFKMEAKELTAKFKSRSNLAGVETENAEPFIQYQHGITG from the exons ATGGACAAATTCACTTTGATCAAGgatctttttcttttttgcaggaaAATCATTCTGCAGGTCCTACACTTTCAGCCGAATTCCTTGTCTGATGCTAATCGTGTTGAACAAGAGGTTTTTCGGGACCTTCTGGACCTGTTGGATGAGGGGGATCCTCTCAGAG TGAATTTTTTGGACTTGGAGGTTAGTTGCCGGGAGGGCATGATTTCCACACGTCTCTATCGCAAGCCCACAGCTGTGACTGGATTTTTGGACTATCGGAGCTTTCATCCCAAACACACCAGGGAGGGGGTCCCGACTGGCCAATTCCTTAGGGCCAGGCGCAATTGtactgaagactcagacttcaagatgGAAGCTAAGGAGCTCACGGCAAAATTCAAGTCCAG GTCAAACCTCGCAGGAGTTGAGACGGAGAATGCAGAGCCATTTATCCAGTATCAACACGGCATCACTGGATAA